The proteins below come from a single Erysipelothrix piscisicarius genomic window:
- a CDS encoding L-lactate dehydrogenase, giving the protein MKTNKVSIIGAGFVGSTTAFALMNSNIASEIVIVDINKEKAQGEAMDLDQGRVFVSPVKIIAGDYPETQGSDIVIITAGLAQKPGETRIDLVNRNIKIYEELVPNIVKYNPDAILLVVSNPVDILTHITYKLSGFPAERVIGSGTVLDTARFQSMLANKFEVDARNIHANIIGEHGDSEIATWSLTTVAGLTIDQYCENVGIEFTEETRQKVTHDVKTAAYEIIDRKGYTNYAVALAITRIVNAILRDENSILTVSSLQNGAYGIEDVYISVPTVVGRTGVKHVIEVPYSSNEVEALQESAEMLREIVSQPNL; this is encoded by the coding sequence ATGAAAACAAATAAAGTTTCTATTATTGGTGCAGGTTTTGTAGGTTCGACAACAGCTTTTGCGTTAATGAACAGCAATATTGCATCTGAAATCGTAATCGTTGATATTAACAAAGAAAAAGCTCAAGGTGAGGCAATGGACTTAGACCAAGGTCGTGTGTTTGTTTCTCCAGTTAAAATAATTGCTGGGGATTATCCAGAGACTCAGGGCTCCGATATTGTAATTATTACAGCTGGACTGGCACAAAAACCAGGAGAAACACGGATTGATCTTGTGAATCGTAACATTAAAATTTATGAAGAATTAGTTCCAAATATCGTGAAGTATAATCCAGACGCAATTTTACTTGTGGTTTCAAACCCGGTCGATATTTTGACACATATTACTTATAAACTTTCTGGTTTTCCAGCAGAGCGCGTAATTGGTTCGGGAACGGTTTTAGATACAGCACGTTTCCAATCGATGTTAGCGAATAAATTTGAAGTGGATGCACGAAATATTCACGCAAATATTATTGGAGAACACGGTGATAGTGAAATTGCTACGTGGTCCTTAACGACTGTAGCGGGGCTAACCATTGATCAATACTGTGAGAATGTGGGGATTGAGTTTACGGAAGAAACACGTCAAAAAGTTACACACGATGTGAAGACTGCTGCTTATGAAATTATTGATCGTAAAGGTTATACAAACTATGCCGTAGCACTTGCGATAACGCGTATTGTGAATGCGATTTTACGTGATGAGAATTCGATTTTAACCGTTTCAAGCCTTCAAAACGGGGCATATGGTATTGAAGATGTTTATATTTCTGTCCCAACAGTTGTGGGACGAACGGGTGTTAAGCATGTTATTGAAGTTCCGTACAGTTCCAATGAGGTTGAAGCACTCCAAGAATCTGCAGAGATGTTAAGAGAGATTGTTTCACAACCTAATTTATAA
- a CDS encoding hydroxymethylglutaryl-CoA reductase, degradative, with translation MYNKFYKRTITERRNVLENQNRYDDDLDIPLSSEIYDHMIENAITTYEIPMGCAPNFLINNQDYVIPMVTEEPSVIAAASNAAKIMQCNGGIHARIYKRNMIGQIAFANPQRQTEMIQYLEDNRDRLFTIARDAYPSIVQRGGGLRHIHTAYLNKPNKTPFLIVYCTIDTQEAMGANMMNTILEAIGNHLESVFDEHPLMSILSNLATECLAEARVVIDPKTLRYPDDIALRIQQASHLAEVDPYRATTHNKGIMNGIDAVVVATGNDWRAIEAAVHSYASMSGSYQPLATWNINSDNMIEGIIKLPLPIGTVGGSIAIHPKAQLSRKILGYKNAEELMMILASVGLAQNFAALYALTTVGIQSGHMKLQAKSLALAVGCPSEDVERLVSKLLQEPKLNQDVAKKLLQEL, from the coding sequence ATGTACAATAAATTTTATAAAAGGACGATAACAGAACGCCGTAATGTTTTAGAAAATCAAAACCGTTATGACGATGATCTCGATATTCCACTCAGTTCGGAAATTTATGATCATATGATTGAAAATGCAATCACAACTTATGAAATTCCAATGGGTTGTGCTCCAAATTTTTTGATAAATAATCAAGACTATGTGATTCCTATGGTGACCGAAGAACCCTCTGTAATTGCAGCTGCAAGTAATGCCGCCAAAATTATGCAATGTAATGGTGGCATTCATGCTCGTATTTATAAACGCAATATGATCGGACAAATTGCATTCGCAAATCCTCAAAGACAAACAGAAATGATACAATATTTGGAAGATAATCGTGATCGATTATTTACAATTGCTCGTGATGCTTATCCTTCAATTGTGCAGCGAGGCGGTGGTTTGCGTCACATTCATACCGCGTATCTAAATAAACCGAATAAGACACCTTTTTTGATTGTTTATTGTACCATTGACACGCAAGAAGCAATGGGCGCAAACATGATGAACACAATCTTAGAGGCAATCGGTAATCATCTTGAGTCTGTTTTTGATGAACATCCGTTGATGTCCATCCTTTCAAACCTTGCAACGGAATGTCTGGCCGAGGCCCGTGTCGTTATTGATCCAAAAACGCTTCGTTATCCAGACGATATTGCACTTCGCATTCAACAAGCAAGTCATCTTGCTGAAGTTGATCCTTACCGGGCTACAACACACAACAAAGGCATTATGAATGGTATTGATGCCGTTGTAGTCGCAACCGGAAATGATTGGCGAGCCATTGAAGCAGCGGTTCATAGTTATGCATCAATGAGTGGAAGTTATCAACCCCTTGCAACATGGAATATAAATTCGGACAATATGATTGAAGGCATTATTAAACTTCCGCTTCCAATTGGTACCGTTGGAGGTTCTATTGCAATTCATCCCAAAGCTCAATTAAGCCGAAAAATTTTAGGATATAAAAATGCAGAAGAACTGATGATGATTCTTGCCTCTGTCGGTTTAGCACAAAACTTTGCTGCGCTTTATGCCCTTACAACCGTAGGAATTCAAAGTGGACATATGAAACTTCAAGCGAAATCACTCGCTTTAGCTGTTGGTTGTCCATCCGAAGATGTTGAACGTCTTGTATCGAAATTACTTCAAGAACCGAAATTAAATCAGGACGTTGCGAAAAAATTACTGCAAGAACTTTAA